The Gadus macrocephalus chromosome 12, ASM3116895v1 genome segment GGGTCAATGGATTGCGGCGTAATTTACATTTTTTCCATTGAGGCCATTTAGCAAACGCATTTAGCCAACGCGACTTGTgatcagtacatttgtcagaggagagagagagaaacgacaatatatcgctgtcggtgcagtaaggatgttcatagaaacaagtgccaagtaCTAACAACATCCCCCATATAAAACCAAGATGGCTAGGATAAGATATTATATAATGCTAAGTACtacttttaagtgccaggacgtacaaccaACAACAAATGCGTACATTGTCTACGATACCTATAAGAGgtttgcaaatgtttttttccacaCATTTCAATTTGAGTCCCATGTGTGGCCTGAGCCTCCTCGTCTCGTGCCTCACCTTAAGGATACGGTTGCGCTCCCACTGGGTCTTGTCCGAGTGGATGGCTACCGTGTTCAGCTCCATCACCTTGGTTACCGCCTCGCACAGCAGGTCCGCCCCCAACTTACAGTCCACAAAGACCACCACTGGGGGATGGTACAGCTTTGCGTCCTGGGATACCATCAGATAAGGTGTTTAtgtttcattttgttttataaGGAGGCAGCAAACTAATTTGGTACGTCCAGGAGAGAATGAAACAATTGAGGAGGTTAATGAGATATTTTGGGGATGGAGGTGTGTCTAGGGTATGGGGTTTGATCCCCAGATGTCCTGTCCATGATGGACAGGCTTgactacctgctctttaatgacctgGAGCAATGCATCTGAATTCAGTCAAATTCAAATAGTACATTTCGGTGAACTATtgtgttttattacattttctcTTAAACCTTTACTTATTACCGTTCGTCTGATTGAGTTTGAGGACAACTTTGCCAAGGGAGATCCGATAAATTGTCTTGTTTGAATCTTTCCAGATTTAAAACATGTGTATCTGCAAATATATCAAATCACAACACCACTTAAAATGTAATTAGTCTGAGACTGATACCCCTTTAACCGTTTTCAATGCCTCTCTTTCGCATGAAAGAAAAGGAGAACATTCCAGCATTCCTGGCTTTTATACTCTAATAAATGTTTGGGTGAAACTCTCCCTGTTTATACAACACCATCCATGGACTGAGCAATGAAAACACCTCATTCAGCCCTGCCCTTTATAAATGGTACCAGAATGGAACAAACCAATGCCTTAATTCCTGAGGGGGTGCCATGGCTCTGGGCCCACCCATTTCCTCTGGACAGGGGGAGGCTGACTAGGCTACGGCTGCCTATAAATAGTCCAGTCCAGTAGGGACCGTTCGTTAGCGTGCTAGGAATTCCCCACCTTTCACAACAAAGagctggttgccatggttaccatAGCCCTTCCAAAACAACTACATTCAGGATCTCTGAATGAATGGGCGTCCGCCCCCTCTAACAACTAGGACTTAAGTCCCCGTAGAGGAGTTTAGAGCACCTCAGTCCATCAGCAGAAGGCCTTGATAGTCGTCAAGACGGAGTGAAACATTATGTATCGCCGCACATGAGAGGCTCAGGCATCTCAAGGTCCCAGAGAAAGGTCTGTTAAATATAATctcttatattatataataagagTAACAAAACCTGAAAGATTTAATGTCCTTCTCAAACACATAAGCTTTAAACAAGGCGCTCCCACTCACTGTTCCACTCTTCACCCCAAACAGCCGACAACTGAAATTCTCAAAAGAAATCAAAACCTAACCCAAATAAACTAAGGACAAAAAAGCTACGCCTTAAAGGCTTATGTGCCAGGGTGGGAGGTTGAGATTAAGGTATTCGAGGAGAGAAAAGAACCAGGGGTTGTTCAACTAAACAGTCCACACCTGGAAGTACTTGTAGTTAATTCTTTGCAAATGTGAAAAATGGATTGAAGATTAAGTATTTTTTCATACAGTAAGTCTTGGGTCCAACAAGTCTAGTCACACTCCACAAGAAACCTGATAAAACTCAAGAGTGGACGGGTTTTAGTCACGCATACATCTAACGACCTGGGCAGACACAGATCAGAGTTGGAAGCGTGGGCAATGGTAAAGCAGTACCACACGGTAAAGCAGCAAAGCTTTAGGACatttctcttctccctccctcaaccAAATTTCTGATTGTAGGTTGTAGTAGGGCTGGgtgattaatcgaattttgaccgatttcgattttagcgtccaACGATCACgagtttttctattttctttttctatttttattttttatttttatgttatatagaaagggcagaacagctggatacatacctgtatattattttagattggaacattttctttttgaccattttgtgtattcttTTTAAGGcgaagttctcagttacaacattttttttgggagagacatgctgaataaatacaacatgttttcaaactcaaaaataatcatttgaataatcgtgttttcaatattgaccaaaataatcgcgattatgatttttttcccataatcgagcagccctaggtTGTAGTAAACAACCAACCGActgaggccctgtccacacgaagccgatttcatggcgaaaccgcaaaggtcttgtacggttcagccttccgtccacacgaagccggcgaatccgctgagcgaaaccgtaaacttctgaaaccaccctcggaggtggtttcaaatctacccggtttcgttttggattcgtgtggacgcctgaaaccgactgaaaccgtaaaccatgacgtcatcgccccacccatcgaccctctagccaatgactgtttagcccgcggagtctcaccctttatgcgcatgctcgcctcttctttttatttatttttcttctggctttctgtagcagaagcagcgccccttatgggcctggaatgtgtactacagcgtttctacagatctacccggtttcgcttgactccgtatttacggagatactccgaaaccggatagatcgaaaccgtaacggtttcgcctgtttcggcttcgtgtggacggggcctgagagGTGCTCCCGTTCTGTACATACATTGAGGATCTCAAagagcttcttcttcttggagGGCTCTTCCACCCAGAGCAGGATCTGCCGCACGTTGGAGCACGGCTGGTTCTTGTCCCCGATGGTGACGCGGACGGGGTCACGGGTCAGCCTCCCCGCCAGCTCCTCTGTGCCCTCGGGGATTGTGGCCGAGGTCAGCAGGGTCTGCCGCCCCTCCGGGACGTGCTCCAGCACCTCCAGGACCTGCTGCTGGAAGCCCATCTTCAGCATGGTGTCCGCCTGCAGACCAGCACGGCAACACAGGGGTCAGGGGCCGGAGTTCAGAGACAAAGGTTGCTTTTTAAATGGGTCTCAGTGGTGGTGATATGATAGGTGTGTTTATAAAAATATGTTTATgcaaatgtaatataatatggtagtaagttcgtttgtttatgaGCTGTCCCCTTagggatttttttatttattttttttacagtttactTTCGTCATTTTTCATTCATAGTCATCGGCACATAAAGAACATACATGTttacaaatataatataatatcatagTTTTACCAGGGAATTTTTAATTCTCATACATAGGAGGGCAGAGGCCCACTGTATATTGTAAAATTGTGTCACATGATAcaagaatatattttttaataagttATCCTCCAAACACTAGGCTATATGATATACTAGGATACATTGTACTAAGCTAGCCTAGTACCCATacctcatccaccaccacaacctTGACCTTGTCCAGCTTCACTGCCTTCTGCTTCAGGATCTCCAGGAGCCGGCCTGGAGTTGCTATGGCGATCTGGGAAGAAGGAGACGCATTGTAAAAGTAGGAAAGATACAACATGATACATCACGACACTCGGATAAGAGACGGTGGGATAATCCTCCCATTGTTCTTGATATCAATGTTTTGACTTATCGAAAAGATTAAAGCTCTGCAACATACGGGACGAGAGGGCAgaacttaggcccaatcccatttctaccccttacgccttctCCTTACcgcttccccttaccccttcaaaacaaggggaaggggtaaggggtagaaatgggattgggccttaacatAGAAGAGACGTCTGTGGATCCTATGGAGGCGGGGTTTGTACCTTGATGGTGCTCTTGAGGCGGTGGAGCTGTTGAGGCAGAGGCATCCCTCCCACCAGCAGGGCCGTCCTCATGTTGGCCAGGCCCATCACCAGCTCCTTGGCCTGCCTCTCGATCTGGATCGCCAGCTCCCTGGTGGGGGTCAGGATCAGAGCCAGCGGGCTTCCCGCTTCTGCGCTTGTTTTCTGAAAAGACAAGAGAAAAGACAAGAGGACTGGTTACCCATCAAATCCACTCACATTTTGCACAGGGGCTGAATAGTGAAGTGTCGTATAGTGAGGGGATTGATATGCTATTGCAAAGCACAAAACAAATCACAAAATCACATATTTTCAAAGGACATGAATCGTTAGTAAATGACAATATCCTACCTCCAGTGCCCGGATCACTACAGGTAGCAGAAAGGCTACCGTTTTTCCAGAGCCAGTATCGGCGCTGGCAATCACATCTCTCCCAGTCAGGCCGACCGGCACCATCTGCATCTGGACCGGCGTGGGCGCCTCGTAGCCCGCCTTCTTCAGGTTGCCCCCCAGCGTGGTAGAGAATCCACAGTGCTGGAACTCCACGATGGGGCGGCACACGTCTGCTCCCTGGGCCACGATGCCCAGCTCCTTCTTAATCCGGCCCACCTGCTCTTCTGTCAGCCCCGATATAAACGGGTCTTCCTTGTACACGTACCCAGCCTCGTTTTGGACCCCTGTAGTTTCTGCCTTTTGCGGTGGAGGAGTTCTCGTGTTTTGTGTCGTTTCCTGTTTGGGGTTAGAGGAGACCCCTCCGAGGCCCTTGCCCATCTCGGTCAGGTGTTTACCCTTGCATTCCAGACTGCAGACGTCGTTGTCGGTGCTGTCACAGATGTACTCGCCGTAGCGACCGCACATCACGCAGA includes the following:
- the ddx59 gene encoding probable ATP-dependent RNA helicase DDX59, whose protein sequence is MFMPRALKVKRPTEGPRQVPAKKSKVKQEENQEPIGSPKNQEGLEPAPTLPVPNEKVIPQEEPQTPKLGTTSASTSSSTSKTQMSTHAEATSLEKTPCSVKISDGSSSGESDDDEEEEEPVKSFRKSQRWPDPGEPVCVMCGRYGEYICDSTDNDVCSLECKGKHLTEMGKGLGGVSSNPKQETTQNTRTPPPQKAETTGVQNEAGYVYKEDPFISGLTEEQVGRIKKELGIVAQGADVCRPIVEFQHCGFSTTLGGNLKKAGYEAPTPVQMQMVPVGLTGRDVIASADTGSGKTVAFLLPVVIRALEKTSAEAGSPLALILTPTRELAIQIERQAKELVMGLANMRTALLVGGMPLPQQLHRLKSTIKIAIATPGRLLEILKQKAVKLDKVKVVVVDEADTMLKMGFQQQVLEVLEHVPEGRQTLLTSATIPEGTEELAGRLTRDPVRVTIGDKNQPCSNVRQILLWVEEPSKKKKLFEILNDAKLYHPPVVVFVDCKLGADLLCEAVTKVMELNTVAIHSDKTQWERNRILKGLLEGDFEVVISTGVLGRGLDLVNVKLVVNFDMPSNMDEYVHQVGRAGRLGHRGTAITLLNNNNRRVFLEVVSRVKATGSSLPPQLLNSPHLHEQQRRQKQRAQPGPEEPLVTTDNLMALIRKHDRRRK